TCTAATTTTTGTTAAAAGATACGAACATATATGTTCTCGTATAAATTATACGAATAAAAAGACTAAATTGTTACACAACTGCAATTGAAAGCACCAGTATACTTCCACTGTAGAAGTTCTACAGTATGCGCAGAGTACTGCATCCAAGAATAGAAATTCTGACGACTGTACAAAAATTTCGCACTACACCAAATTAGGAACCATTCATTTACTCGTATTTACATCGTAGGCTACAGTACAACACTTTGCAAGGCACTAAACGGAATTAGACAGTAGATGAAGGGTATcaaaaatacacaaaacagattagagaaacgtTGGGACAGTGATGATAATTTGTAAGACAGTTTTTATAACTCGTGAAATGAGATTTTTTTGCATCGAAGGGGCTCGATGTAACAGGTAATTTAGCGCAATCTTTGACGTGCACACCTGCTCCAGGCCAAAGAGCATTCATTACAATTTATATGTAGGGTACTAATGAAAATCTGTGACAGATGACATGAAAAGGCAATTTTAGTGCGAGAAGTGAAAGGAATGGAAACGTTCTGCAAATAAAGCACAGGAGATCTACAGGTCCTACGCCAGACCGTCTTTTAACTATTTCTCTGAGAATATTTTTACTGAAGAGGAGCGGCGACATTCGCCCTCGACTGACATCAGGGAGCCAAGCCGAAACTCTGCCTGTGCAGGTCGTGACACTCGCGCACGGTGAACGTCTTATCTGTACATACACTGCACACTCGACTGTCCGAGCAAGAATTGCGGCGAAACAAATTTAGTAGGTCCGTCAGCAGAGCTAATACTACCTGGCGCGCCCTCAGGTACAGGTACGGCGTGCTGGTGGTGTCGAGTCGGGCCGGAGTCCGGGCCCGAACGCCCCCATCACAGGCCCTGGTGCTGCTGCTGGAAGGCATCCAGGTGCTTGTTGATCTCGCGGTGTAGCTGCTCCGGGACGACGCCCACGTTGGCAAACAGCGACCGCAGCACGTTCAGCTCTTCCGTCAGCAGCTCGATGCGCTTCTGCAGGCGTTCGTTTTCCTTGACGAGCAGCTTCACCTTCTCCTCCGTCTCCCGCGACCGAATCTTCGCCTTCTCGCGCGACTTGCGCACCGCAATGTTGTTGCGCTCTCGCCTCCGGCGGTACTCGTCGCTGGCCTTGTCGATCGCCTTCGAGCTCTTgcggccgccgccgcccgccgAGCCGTGGTGGTGCATCTGCGGCGGCTTGGGGGCGGAGGGAGGCGCCGCGGGCGCACCCCCGGCCTTGGCGGCGCCCAGACTCGCCGCGGCCAGCAGCTGGTGGGGGTGGTGGTGCGGGTGCGGGTGGTGCCCGTGCACGGCCgccgccgcggcagcggccgccgccGCGGCAGCGCCCGGCGTCACCAGCGTCGTGAACGTCGAGCCGCCCCCGTTGCTGACGAAGTTACCGGACGGGGGCGAGTAGGCCGCGCCGGAGTACGGCACGGGCACGGCTGCAttggcgccgccgctgccgcctcccTGCTGCTGGCATGCGGCGCCGCGGAAATCCGCAGGATCCAGTGGTTCCTCTTTGATGCTCGGCACGGAGCCCGTCGACGCCGACGAGCTGTTCTCTGAGACGGTGCTGCCGTTCGAGTTGGCGCCGTTCGCGGCGGTGACTGCCGCCGCAGAGTTGTAAGTCGCGCCCGAGTGGACGGGCTGGGGCATATACGCCAAAGTAGTGCGGGGATACGCGGAGCCGAGCAGCGAAGCCGTGTTGGCCGAGCGCGCGGAAGGGTGGTGCGAAGGCAGATGCTGCGCTGCGGGGTGAGGGTGGTGGCCGGCGTGCGGGTGGTGgctgtgatggtggtggtggctgTGGTGCGCGTTCTTCACTACACCGTGCGGCTGCCCGTTCAAAATTTCCGTGAAAAGTCCTTCGTTAAACTGACTGTCCTCTATTAGATTCTGCAGATCTAACGATATCTCCGGGGTATTGAGGTCTGCCAGATCGCCCTGATGCTCTTGCAGGTGGTACTGTTGATGCTTCAGAAGAATCGCACCTGTAGACTTGCCTGTGTTGTTGATCGACGAGATGGGGCTGCTATTCTGACCGTTCACTAGCACTTTTTTAGCCGCAATGTCCACTGACGTTACTGAAGGATGAGCGTTGTCATACATTTGCGGCGAATCCATTGTACCGCAGCCAACATACCATGCTTGGTTCAAGCTGTCTTCAAAATTCACACTTCGATCACTGATAACACTACACAGGTCCTCCTCCAACAAATCACCAATTGCTGCCGTGTTGTTCACTGTTCAGATGACGACAGTCCTACCGACGGCAACGAGGTCTAATGCACGAGTGAAGTTACGCCCACTTGTGAAACTAAGAACTCAAACACACACTTTTACTTCCTCGAGAACTGCCGCCGACGAGACGGCGGAGCTTTCGCGAACACGTCCTCTCCGCTCGAGATCACTTCGCCGAGTGCGGAGCTGATGCAAGTTACAACTAGGAAAAACCGCTGGCTTGCGGCGCCTGCGCAGTAGCCTCGCCAGTCAGGAGGCGACTGGAGGGCCCACGGTGGTGGGGGAACCGAGGCTAGCACGAGTGCGCAGCGCACGTATATgaaataaacaaatggaaacattcCACGCTGTATATGTTACGTATTCTACGATCAATGATTTCTGGCACATAATAAAGATCGCCAAAGCTTGTGTAGTTACTTATAAGTTATAGAAATTACTTTATTGTAGCAGAGAATGAAGGGATTGAAATTTCCGTCTCCTCACGTACACTCAACGTCATGGTGACGTCAATAGTGACGTAGACCGCAAGTTCTGAATCATCTGGTGGGGCAGGAACATTCCGACAAGACTTGAAGAACGTGTCTGCTGCGCCATCTATCCGCACAACTGCGAAGTTTTTTGAGATGTAGGTCAAGGAAACCGACTTGCCAATACATTCTCCCGTTCGCTCGGACAACTAAAGAAGTAGAAACGACGTTCTGATTTAAACACCTTCCCTTAAGATCAAATCATCGGCAAAGTGCAACAAATAAGAAAATAGTGTGAGAAAAATACAACAGCCCGAACGAGTTCGTTTCGATGTCATGACTTCAGCATATTTGCTGTTGCGTATTATTGCACGAAATTACGGTCAGTCCAGTCAAAAACTGAAATACGGTAGTTTTTGTGTCACTTTCCCCTTTCTGGAACTTGACGCTTACATTGTGTGCAACTAATTAATACTACGTTTTACAGTACTCCGAATGCCAGATTGAAgcactaaaaataaataataaccatAATATTAAAGGGTTGCTGATACATCTCATGAATACTTTGCGGATGTATTTCAAATACAGATTTTGTCACTTGCTCCCAAACTAATTTTTCTAACTACGATTTTCGTCGTGGACTACGCGTCACACACGTTGATTACTATATTGAATAAACAATATGCAGAAAAACCAGTCTGTATTTATAAGCAGCATTATCTAGATGCAATTATGCAGAAGCGCCTGAAAGCAGGTACTAAACCGTATAGTTGCCTTAAACAGAAAGTTTAAACACAAGGAAATTTGTTCTGGCTTTTCAAATGATCTAACAACTAAGATTTGCGAACTTGCCCGTACATAGATCGCTCTAAAATTGTGAACTCCCCTAGCGCTCATCCACAAGTATTTTATAAAAGTAAAGGATAAATTTTAACAACTGTAAGCACAAGTGCCAACTCCCAATGACTATTAAAAGCTGTCTAGCTAGTACCATTTGGTTTCGAATAGTTCGAATAGCAAATACAGATCGTCCACAGCTTTCTTTCAAGTTCTCCTTCATATTACTTACAGGGTGCTGCCCCCAGATGGCAGCACAGAACAGCGTAAAGTATCGCAGGATAGTGCTTTGCTTCTTGCACATAAATTAAACGATTGTGTTGTTCGTAGTTCCTGCGAAAAAAAGcattaagaaatgaaaattgtGGCAATATTTTGCTTGTCGTCTTTGAAGGTATAACTTGAAAATGTTTTTCTACTGTGCCAGTTTCAGATGTGATGTTGCGGCAGTTCTTGTTTTGACAAGAAAGATGGTACGCGTTGGTGTTACATGAACGTATAATGCCGCCCAAGTTTAAGAAAACTGTGCCTCAAGAAGATTTAGTGGCCGCCAAAGATGAGGAAAGAGTGCGTTTTTTGTATCAGTTAgtagtttgaaaacatgtgtgaatTTATTCGGCGTCATTACTCCTGTTTCTCTCGTTTTAGGCTTCACTGTTGGAACAACAAAGTGGAAGTGAGGAAGATGAAGGTTTCTTTCTTAAGTAAGTTATTTATCACGAAAGTAAACAttcttgaactgttcagcaagtgacAAATTATGGGAGAATTCGCTAA
This portion of the Schistocerca nitens isolate TAMUIC-IGC-003100 chromosome 7, iqSchNite1.1, whole genome shotgun sequence genome encodes:
- the LOC126194756 gene encoding CCAAT/enhancer-binding protein, with amino-acid sequence MDSPQMYDNAHPSVTSVDIAAKKVLVNGQNSSPISSINNTGKSTGAILLKHQQYHLQEHQGDLADLNTPEISLDLQNLIEDSQFNEGLFTEILNGQPHGVVKNAHHSHHHHHSHHPHAGHHPHPAAQHLPSHHPSARSANTASLLGSAYPRTTLAYMPQPVHSGATYNSAAAVTAANGANSNGSTVSENSSSASTGSVPSIKEEPLDPADFRGAACQQQGGGSGGANAAVPVPYSGAAYSPPSGNFVSNGGGSTFTTLVTPGAAAAAAAAAAAAVHGHHPHPHHHPHQLLAAASLGAAKAGGAPAAPPSAPKPPQMHHHGSAGGGGRKSSKAIDKASDEYRRRRERNNIAVRKSREKAKIRSRETEEKVKLLVKENERLQKRIELLTEELNVLRSLFANVGVVPEQLHREINKHLDAFQQQHQGL